One Edaphobacter flagellatus genomic region harbors:
- a CDS encoding peroxiredoxin, which translates to MRKGIWIAVIFGVVATCGLGIKAHAASDAIAVGSAAPNFTLPSQEDKPVSLSDYKGKWVVLYFYPKDQTTGCTIEAHNFQRDMAKYDAANAVVLGVSLDTVEGHKAWCSKDTFSFKLLADPDHKVVDAYGVPVASHGDMKFAQRQTYLISPSGKVVKFWPKVDVQTHSEEVLAAIAANKQ; encoded by the coding sequence ATGCGCAAAGGAATTTGGATCGCAGTCATTTTTGGCGTCGTTGCAACATGCGGATTAGGCATCAAGGCTCACGCCGCGTCAGACGCCATCGCTGTGGGCTCGGCCGCTCCGAACTTCACGCTGCCCTCGCAGGAGGACAAGCCGGTCAGTCTGAGCGACTACAAAGGCAAGTGGGTCGTGCTGTACTTCTATCCGAAGGATCAGACGACTGGATGCACCATCGAGGCGCACAACTTTCAACGCGATATGGCGAAGTACGATGCAGCCAATGCCGTGGTGCTCGGCGTCAGCCTCGATACGGTTGAGGGGCACAAGGCATGGTGCTCGAAGGACACCTTCAGCTTCAAGCTGCTGGCTGATCCGGACCATAAGGTCGTCGACGCCTACGGCGTTCCGGTGGCGTCGCATGGAGATATGAAGTTCGCACAACGGCAGACTTACCTCATCTCGCCCAGCGGCAAGGTTGTGAAGTTCTGGCCGAAGGTCGATGTGCAGACGCATAGCGAAGAAGTATTGGCTGCCATCGCGGCCAACAAACAGTAA
- a CDS encoding LpxI family protein: MAATEKLGLIAGNGRFPFLLLDAARAHGLTVVVAAIKEETDPAMNVRASADTNVHVHWLSLGELSRLIETFQAEGVTRAVMAGQVKHKQIFSSIRPDWRLAKLLLNLRTRSTDVLLGAVAKVLGDEGIELISSTQFLEPLLATPGVLTKRAPDDEEQKDIVYGRTVARAIAGYDLGQTVVIAAQACVAVEAMEGTDATIERAGALFRTLDAEDAVRQNAADATTLRRALTVVKVAKPNQDMRFDVPVVGVPTIRTMRQAGATCLALEAGRTLMFDPAAIAAEADAAGIAIVAD, from the coding sequence ATGGCAGCAACGGAAAAACTTGGACTGATCGCCGGGAACGGACGCTTCCCGTTTCTTCTGCTCGACGCTGCGCGTGCGCATGGGCTGACGGTCGTGGTCGCCGCGATCAAGGAGGAGACGGATCCGGCGATGAACGTGCGCGCCTCGGCCGACACTAATGTGCATGTGCACTGGCTGTCGCTGGGAGAGTTATCGCGGCTGATCGAGACCTTTCAAGCTGAGGGCGTAACGCGGGCTGTGATGGCCGGGCAGGTGAAGCACAAGCAGATCTTTTCCAGCATCCGTCCTGACTGGAGGCTGGCGAAGCTGTTGTTGAATCTGCGCACACGCTCTACGGATGTGTTGTTGGGGGCCGTCGCGAAGGTTCTGGGCGATGAAGGGATCGAGCTGATTTCATCCACGCAGTTTCTTGAGCCGCTGCTGGCCACGCCCGGAGTGCTTACCAAGCGCGCTCCGGACGACGAGGAGCAGAAGGATATTGTCTATGGGCGTACCGTTGCTCGGGCCATCGCGGGATACGACCTGGGCCAGACCGTCGTGATTGCCGCGCAGGCCTGCGTTGCAGTGGAAGCGATGGAGGGGACGGACGCGACCATCGAGCGCGCCGGGGCGCTCTTCCGCACACTCGATGCTGAAGATGCGGTGCGCCAGAACGCTGCCGACGCGACCACGCTGCGTCGCGCACTGACCGTGGTGAAGGTCGCCAAGCCCAACCAGGACATGCGCTTCGACGTACCGGTCGTGGGCGTGCCGACCATTCGCACGATGCGCCAGGCGGGTGCGACGTGTCTTGCTCTTGAAGCCGGAAGGACGCTGATGTTCGATCCAGCGGCCATTGCTGCGGAAGCCGACGCCGCAGGTATTGCCATCGTTGCAGACTAG
- a CDS encoding Gfo/Idh/MocA family protein, producing MQRRCPIVHAHLRRCLSRLLIAASTLQLTSALQAQTQDHIRVAIVGLVHGHVQGFLRSLPSHNNVELVGIAEPDAALRQKYAAQTKLPESIFFASETEMLAKTHPQAILVYSSIADHRKAIEQAVPQHIAVMVEKPLATTVEDAEAIAKLSKQYNVPVLTNYETTWYASNTAAYQMLGEGKIGDLRKLVIHDGHRGPKEIGVGPEFLGWLTDPKQNGAGALFDFGCYGADLATWFLHGEAPVSVTAITLQIKPDIYPKVDDDATILLKYPHAQAIIQGSWNWPFDRKDMEVYGAKGYVDTVKADKLRVRLPGETDERVEIATPLTAPQDNSLDYLTAVLAHKIDPRGDLTALDTNVTVVRILAAARESARTGRTVTLAH from the coding sequence TTGCAACGGAGGTGTCCCATCGTTCACGCTCATCTGCGCCGCTGCCTCTCACGCCTGCTGATCGCTGCCTCCACGCTTCAACTTACGTCTGCGCTTCAAGCGCAGACGCAGGATCACATTCGCGTCGCCATCGTTGGGCTGGTGCATGGGCATGTGCAGGGGTTTCTGCGCAGCCTGCCGTCGCACAACAATGTCGAGCTTGTGGGGATTGCAGAGCCTGACGCGGCGCTTCGGCAAAAGTATGCGGCCCAGACGAAGCTGCCGGAAAGCATCTTTTTCGCGAGCGAGACGGAGATGCTGGCGAAGACGCATCCACAGGCGATTCTTGTTTATAGCTCCATTGCGGACCATCGGAAAGCCATCGAGCAGGCTGTTCCTCAACACATTGCCGTGATGGTGGAGAAGCCGCTGGCTACGACCGTGGAAGATGCGGAGGCGATTGCGAAGCTTTCGAAGCAGTACAACGTGCCTGTTCTGACCAACTACGAGACGACCTGGTATGCCTCGAACACAGCCGCATATCAGATGCTTGGCGAGGGCAAGATCGGCGATCTTCGCAAGCTGGTCATCCATGACGGGCATCGCGGGCCGAAGGAGATCGGGGTGGGACCGGAGTTCCTGGGTTGGCTGACCGATCCGAAACAGAACGGGGCGGGAGCGCTGTTTGATTTCGGCTGCTATGGCGCCGATCTCGCCACGTGGTTCCTGCATGGCGAGGCGCCTGTCTCGGTGACAGCGATTACGCTGCAGATCAAGCCGGATATCTATCCCAAGGTCGACGATGACGCAACGATCCTGCTGAAGTATCCGCACGCGCAGGCAATCATTCAGGGTTCGTGGAACTGGCCGTTCGACCGCAAGGATATGGAGGTTTATGGAGCGAAAGGCTATGTGGACACGGTGAAGGCGGACAAGCTGCGCGTAAGGCTTCCAGGCGAGACGGACGAGCGCGTCGAAATTGCGACGCCGCTGACAGCGCCGCAGGATAACTCTCTGGATTACCTGACGGCGGTGCTTGCGCACAAGATCGATCCCAGGGGTGACCTGACGGCACTCGATACGAATGTAACGGTGGTGCGGATTCTTGCGGCGGCGCGCGAATCGGCGCGGACGGGACGCACGGTAACACTGGCTCACTAA
- the lpxA gene encoding acyl-ACP--UDP-N-acetylglucosamine O-acyltransferase, with product MSIHPTAIVHEGAKIPASCTVGPYCTVGANVVLGERCELVSHVVLDGHLTLGDDNRVFSFTCLGIAPQDLKYKGEPTRLVIGDKNDIREYVTISRGTVGGGGTTRIGSGCLIMAYVHIGHDSVIGDGCILANAATLAGHVTVEDYATVGALNPVHQFCTIGKYAYIGGGTTITQDVLPYSLTSIERNNRAYGINKVGLERKGFTPEEIKQLRAAYRLLQASKLNTTEALAAIREKIASGEFGERVAYLAEFIAKSERGVIK from the coding sequence GTGAGCATTCATCCCACAGCCATTGTCCACGAAGGCGCCAAGATTCCCGCAAGCTGCACGGTGGGTCCTTACTGCACGGTAGGCGCCAACGTTGTGCTGGGCGAGCGCTGTGAGCTGGTCTCGCACGTGGTGCTGGACGGCCACCTGACGCTGGGCGACGACAATCGCGTCTTCTCCTTCACCTGCCTCGGCATCGCGCCGCAGGACCTGAAGTACAAGGGTGAGCCGACCCGGCTGGTGATCGGCGACAAGAACGACATCCGCGAATACGTCACGATCTCGCGCGGCACGGTGGGCGGCGGCGGCACGACGCGCATCGGCTCCGGCTGCCTGATTATGGCCTATGTGCATATCGGGCACGACAGCGTGATCGGCGACGGCTGCATTCTGGCCAATGCGGCCACGCTCGCCGGACACGTTACGGTGGAAGACTATGCCACGGTCGGCGCTCTCAATCCAGTGCATCAGTTCTGCACCATCGGCAAGTATGCCTACATCGGCGGAGGCACGACGATCACGCAGGATGTGCTTCCCTACTCGCTGACGAGCATCGAACGCAATAATCGCGCGTATGGCATCAATAAGGTCGGGCTTGAGCGCAAAGGGTTCACGCCGGAGGAGATCAAGCAGCTGCGTGCCGCCTACAGGCTGCTCCAGGCATCGAAGCTGAACACCACCGAAGCGCTTGCTGCCATCCGCGAGAAGATCGCCTCAGGCGAGTTCGGCGAGCGCGTAGCCTATCTGGCCGAGTTCATCGCGAAGAGCGAGCGCGGCGTTATCAAATAA
- the fabZ gene encoding 3-hydroxyacyl-ACP dehydratase FabZ yields the protein MSESTETISAAVAAPETPATKQTLDIHEIMSILPHRYPFLLIDRVVEIERKQRIVAIKNVSFNEPQFQGHFPDYPIMPGVLMIEAIAQAGGALLLTEIPDRDNKLMVFTGINEAKFRRPVVPGDQVRIEVKVLNWRTSAVRMQGTATVEGKVVCEATVMCALVPRANKKAEG from the coding sequence ATGAGTGAATCGACTGAAACCATCTCAGCCGCCGTTGCGGCGCCTGAAACACCTGCGACGAAGCAGACGCTGGACATCCATGAGATCATGTCCATCCTGCCGCACCGGTATCCGTTTCTGCTGATCGACCGCGTCGTTGAAATTGAGCGCAAGCAGCGCATTGTCGCCATCAAGAACGTCTCCTTCAACGAGCCGCAGTTCCAGGGACACTTTCCGGACTATCCCATCATGCCCGGCGTGCTGATGATCGAAGCGATTGCACAGGCTGGCGGCGCGCTGCTGCTGACCGAGATTCCCGATCGCGACAACAAGCTGATGGTCTTTACCGGCATCAACGAAGCCAAGTTCCGCCGGCCGGTCGTGCCGGGTGACCAGGTACGCATCGAGGTGAAGGTGCTGAACTGGCGCACCAGCGCCGTAAGAATGCAGGGCACGGCCACTGTCGAAGGCAAGGTGGTGTGCGAGGCGACGGTGATGTGCGCGCTCGTTCCCCGCGCTAATAAGAAGGCCGAAGGATAG
- a CDS encoding DoxX family protein: MKIATLIARILLGLMFTIFGLNGFFHFLPMQLPPGDAGTLFTIMFKYGWVTFLSLLYVIAGVLLLAGRYMGIALTILGPIIVVILLYHVTMDPKGIGMGLFAALLEVFLIYAYWHHFGPVCTNGRV; this comes from the coding sequence GTGAAGATTGCTACTCTCATCGCCCGCATCCTGCTCGGCCTGATGTTTACCATCTTCGGCCTGAACGGGTTCTTCCACTTCCTGCCCATGCAGCTGCCCCCAGGGGATGCCGGGACGCTGTTCACCATCATGTTCAAGTATGGATGGGTCACCTTCCTCAGCCTGCTCTACGTCATTGCCGGTGTGTTGTTGCTGGCAGGCCGCTATATGGGCATCGCGCTTACGATCCTCGGGCCCATCATCGTCGTCATCCTGCTCTACCACGTCACAATGGACCCGAAGGGCATCGGTATGGGCTTGTTTGCCGCTCTGCTCGAGGTCTTCCTGATCTACGCTTACTGGCACCACTTCGGGCCGGTCTGCACCAACGGCAGAGTCTGA
- a CDS encoding MmcQ/YjbR family DNA-binding protein — protein sequence MLLKLPHVAETMQWGANLVFWVAEKSIGGKIFAVVNLEADGKDVISYAAGPERFAELTEREGIRPAPYFARVHWVAVERWDVFRAAEWQSELEAARALIFAKLPKRTRDVLAMPVRERKRLIAQRKALLAKQGAAKR from the coding sequence ATGCTGCTGAAGCTGCCGCACGTCGCGGAGACGATGCAGTGGGGCGCGAACCTCGTCTTCTGGGTTGCGGAGAAGAGCATCGGCGGGAAGATCTTCGCGGTCGTCAACCTGGAGGCGGACGGCAAAGACGTCATTTCGTACGCAGCCGGGCCGGAGCGATTCGCGGAGCTGACCGAGCGCGAGGGCATTCGTCCCGCGCCTTACTTTGCGAGGGTGCACTGGGTCGCTGTTGAGCGCTGGGACGTCTTTCGCGCCGCCGAGTGGCAGAGCGAGCTGGAAGCCGCCCGCGCGCTCATCTTCGCCAAGCTGCCGAAGCGCACACGCGACGTACTGGCGATGCCGGTACGCGAACGGAAACGGCTGATCGCGCAACGCAAAGCACTTCTGGCAAAACAGGGTGCTGCGAAGCGATAG
- a CDS encoding DUF3253 domain-containing protein has translation MPDKRRKPERETPRKEKLCKRCGAPFRWNERRAQDWDIAKYCSPGCSGHTKDEPTAELEAAILSLLAERGAGKTICPSEAAKLVGGNVSRHDWESLMEPARDAARRLAKQGRIVVKQKDRIVDPRITQGPIRLQLP, from the coding sequence ATGCCGGACAAACGCCGCAAGCCCGAACGCGAAACTCCACGCAAGGAGAAGCTGTGCAAACGCTGCGGCGCGCCCTTCCGCTGGAACGAGCGACGCGCACAGGACTGGGACATCGCGAAATATTGCAGCCCTGGCTGCAGCGGCCACACCAAAGACGAACCGACCGCAGAGCTTGAGGCTGCAATCCTGAGCCTGCTGGCCGAACGCGGCGCAGGAAAGACGATCTGTCCGTCAGAGGCCGCAAAACTTGTCGGGGGCAACGTGAGCCGTCATGACTGGGAGAGCCTGATGGAACCGGCACGCGATGCGGCGCGCAGGCTGGCCAAGCAGGGCCGGATCGTCGTCAAACAGAAGGACAGGATCGTCGATCCACGCATCACGCAAGGGCCGATCCGCCTGCAACTGCCTTAG
- the tyrS gene encoding tyrosine--tRNA ligase — translation MQTFPSLEDQLDLITKGAAEILPLEALKERIQQSIASGKPMRIKAGFDPTAPDLHLGHTVLIRKLKHFQQLGHTVIFLIGDSTALIGDPTGRNVTRKPLTPEQIAANAETYKEQVFKILDAGKTEVRYNSEWLDKLSYYDMVKLLAQFTVSQMLEREDFHKRFNDEQPIALHEMIYPIAQGYDSVALECDVELGGTDQKFNLMRGRDLQRHFGQPQQSILMMPIIEGLDGVQKMSKSLNNAIGIHEPPTEMYGKLMSISDELMWRYWTLLTDLRGSEIEAMKAEVASGALHPMQAKKNLAHAITRDFHSQAEADAAAESWAKQFQQKAVAEDVPVVKVAKSAEGLAVSNDGQPVTAVRTPKLLQLAGLAASTGEATRKLGENAVSINGEKFAERSVELAALGTSPVLRLGKRAVRVEWVD, via the coding sequence ATGCAGACATTTCCATCACTTGAAGACCAGCTTGACCTCATCACCAAGGGCGCCGCGGAAATCCTTCCGCTCGAGGCGCTCAAGGAGCGCATCCAGCAGTCGATTGCCTCGGGCAAACCGATGCGCATTAAAGCGGGCTTCGATCCAACCGCGCCGGACCTCCACCTCGGCCATACCGTGCTGATTCGCAAGCTCAAGCACTTCCAGCAGCTCGGCCACACGGTGATCTTTCTCATCGGCGACTCGACCGCTCTGATCGGCGATCCGACCGGGCGCAACGTGACGCGCAAGCCGCTCACGCCAGAGCAGATTGCCGCGAACGCAGAGACGTACAAAGAACAGGTCTTCAAGATTCTCGACGCCGGCAAGACCGAGGTGCGTTACAACTCCGAATGGCTCGACAAGCTTTCCTACTACGACATGGTGAAGCTGCTGGCGCAGTTTACGGTCTCGCAGATGCTCGAGCGCGAAGACTTCCACAAGCGCTTCAACGACGAGCAGCCGATTGCGCTGCACGAGATGATCTATCCGATCGCGCAGGGCTATGACTCCGTCGCGTTGGAATGCGATGTCGAGCTGGGAGGCACCGACCAGAAGTTCAACCTGATGCGCGGCCGCGACCTGCAGCGTCACTTCGGCCAGCCGCAGCAGAGCATCCTGATGATGCCCATCATCGAAGGCCTCGACGGCGTGCAGAAGATGTCGAAGTCGTTGAACAATGCCATCGGCATTCATGAGCCGCCAACGGAGATGTACGGCAAGCTGATGTCGATCTCCGACGAGCTGATGTGGCGCTACTGGACGCTCCTCACCGACCTTCGCGGCTCGGAGATTGAGGCGATGAAGGCCGAGGTCGCTTCCGGCGCGCTGCATCCCATGCAGGCGAAGAAGAACCTGGCGCACGCAATCACGCGCGACTTCCACTCGCAGGCCGAGGCCGATGCCGCGGCAGAGAGCTGGGCAAAGCAGTTTCAGCAGAAGGCAGTCGCAGAGGATGTGCCTGTGGTAAAGGTCGCAAAGTCCGCCGAAGGCCTTGCGGTTTCGAACGACGGGCAGCCGGTGACGGCTGTTCGCACGCCGAAGCTGTTGCAGCTTGCCGGGCTTGCGGCTTCGACGGGCGAGGCGACCCGGAAGCTGGGCGAGAATGCGGTGAGCATCAACGGCGAGAAGTTCGCCGAGCGTTCCGTGGAGCTGGCCGCGCTGGGTACCAGCCCGGTGCTGCGCCTTGGCAAGCGAGCGGTGCGGGTGGAGTGGGTGGATTAG
- a CDS encoding ribonuclease R family protein — MSGHPYKYTDRELIGRIERSAGQRAGYKQLIRELGLGGGRERRLLLEQLARITARGALVKIDNDHWSLPSAVPAKTARPPRANDASAMEQHPTRERLLAGRIDLHRDGYAFVRPNGSTDREDDLFVPPNELNGAMQGDEVLVDEAPRGRDGRRSGRVVRVLTRRNPTVVGIFHYARSQRRSPWEDLPLAKGNYVTPFDERMTQPILIAEGDEVLAEAASPHRVLGEEAEVQKRHWMAEESALTPLEGLAVDVEITGFPSPGRPARGRVIEVLGPPDAFGVDVEVVIRKHHLPHVFPANVLAEAQDSAQQTVERLEPEEKARRRDFRGLPIVTIDGETARDFDDAVYVEALPNGNWQLQVHIADVSHYVRPGTALDLEARLRATSVYFPDRAIPMLPNELSSGMCSLRPNEDRLVQSCLMEIDAAGEMVGFEVCEGIIRSARRMTYTQVQTILDGDQTARLEFSDLVPEFERMHELALRLNAKRKRRGSIDFDLPEPVVQFDPDGNMQAIVRSERGWSHRLIEEFMLSANECVAHWIEAQGIAGIYRIHETPDPKRIVDFEETASQFGYTLGFGNLPVKRVQTKGDRRDAQRSGRSAQTHEIANAIPVTPQMYQRLTAKIQGKPEERILSYLMLRSLKQARYSEGNVGHFALASPSYTHFTSPIRRYPDLIVHRLLRSLLRSGADPQGFAIPSSEPQPWGESAAKALKKRPEREGPLPEDELNAMASESSQAERRADDAERELIEWKKIRFMQDRVGEDFTGIILSCTKYGFFVELNELFIEGMVPIASLEDDRYFFRDTDRTIVGGRNGRVFRIGQPVHVLLDRIDRQAKRLQFALMPEEYANAAAPRSLRRGKKDAAHTSPDRSGKPKSKKAKTRVRNKKAKGKRR, encoded by the coding sequence ATGTCTGGTCATCCTTACAAGTACACCGATCGCGAGCTGATCGGACGCATTGAACGCTCGGCGGGACAGCGTGCCGGTTACAAGCAGCTGATTCGCGAGCTGGGGCTGGGTGGAGGCCGCGAACGGCGGCTGTTGCTGGAGCAGCTTGCGCGCATCACCGCGCGTGGGGCGCTGGTGAAAATCGACAACGATCATTGGAGCCTTCCTTCCGCAGTGCCGGCGAAGACAGCGCGGCCACCGCGTGCGAACGATGCTTCTGCAATGGAGCAGCATCCGACGCGCGAGCGGCTGCTGGCCGGTCGGATCGATCTCCATCGCGATGGATATGCGTTTGTGCGGCCGAATGGAAGCACAGACCGTGAGGACGATCTGTTTGTTCCTCCGAATGAGCTGAACGGCGCGATGCAGGGCGACGAGGTTCTCGTCGACGAGGCTCCGCGTGGACGCGATGGACGGCGATCAGGCCGCGTGGTGCGCGTACTGACGCGGCGCAATCCGACAGTGGTGGGCATCTTTCACTATGCGCGTTCGCAGAGGCGGAGTCCGTGGGAGGACCTGCCGCTGGCGAAGGGAAACTATGTGACGCCGTTCGACGAGCGGATGACGCAGCCGATCCTGATTGCCGAGGGCGATGAGGTCCTCGCTGAAGCTGCGTCGCCGCATCGTGTATTGGGCGAGGAGGCCGAGGTCCAGAAGCGTCACTGGATGGCTGAGGAGAGTGCGCTGACGCCGCTGGAAGGGCTGGCCGTAGATGTGGAGATCACGGGATTTCCTTCGCCGGGAAGACCGGCACGGGGACGCGTGATCGAAGTGCTGGGGCCTCCGGATGCGTTCGGCGTGGATGTGGAAGTGGTGATCCGCAAACATCATCTGCCGCATGTGTTTCCGGCGAATGTGCTGGCCGAGGCTCAGGACTCTGCACAGCAGACGGTGGAGAGGCTGGAGCCGGAAGAGAAGGCGCGGCGGCGCGACTTTCGCGGGTTGCCGATTGTGACGATCGACGGCGAGACTGCGCGCGATTTTGACGATGCGGTATACGTGGAGGCGCTGCCGAATGGCAACTGGCAGCTGCAGGTGCATATCGCAGATGTAAGTCACTATGTGCGTCCGGGGACGGCGCTGGACCTGGAGGCGCGGCTGCGCGCGACTTCGGTGTACTTTCCGGATCGTGCCATTCCGATGCTCCCGAACGAGCTTTCGAGCGGGATGTGCAGCCTGCGTCCGAATGAAGACAGGCTGGTGCAGAGCTGCCTGATGGAGATTGATGCGGCGGGCGAGATGGTCGGCTTCGAGGTGTGCGAAGGCATCATTCGCAGCGCGCGGCGCATGACGTATACGCAGGTGCAGACGATTCTTGATGGCGACCAGACAGCGCGGCTGGAGTTCAGCGATCTGGTGCCGGAGTTCGAGCGGATGCATGAGCTGGCGCTGCGGCTGAATGCGAAGCGGAAGCGCAGAGGCTCGATTGATTTCGATCTGCCGGAGCCGGTGGTGCAGTTCGATCCCGATGGCAACATGCAGGCGATTGTGCGGAGCGAGCGTGGCTGGTCGCACCGGCTGATTGAGGAGTTCATGCTGTCGGCGAACGAGTGCGTGGCGCATTGGATCGAAGCGCAGGGAATCGCTGGAATCTACCGCATTCACGAGACGCCGGACCCAAAGCGGATCGTGGATTTCGAGGAGACAGCGTCGCAATTTGGATACACGCTGGGCTTCGGCAATCTGCCGGTGAAGCGGGTGCAGACGAAGGGCGACCGTCGCGATGCGCAGCGCTCGGGCAGAAGCGCGCAGACGCATGAGATTGCGAATGCGATTCCGGTGACGCCACAGATGTATCAGCGGCTGACGGCGAAGATACAGGGCAAGCCGGAGGAGAGGATTCTCTCGTACCTGATGCTGCGGTCGCTGAAGCAGGCGCGATACAGCGAGGGGAACGTGGGGCACTTTGCGCTGGCATCGCCAAGCTATACACACTTCACGTCGCCGATACGGCGGTATCCGGATCTGATTGTGCATCGGCTGCTGCGGTCGTTGCTGCGTTCGGGGGCTGATCCGCAGGGATTTGCGATTCCGAGCAGCGAGCCGCAGCCGTGGGGTGAGAGTGCGGCGAAGGCGCTGAAGAAGCGGCCGGAGCGCGAGGGTCCTCTACCCGAGGATGAGTTGAATGCAATGGCATCGGAGTCAAGCCAGGCAGAGCGCAGGGCCGACGATGCGGAGCGTGAGCTGATCGAGTGGAAAAAAATCCGCTTCATGCAGGATCGCGTAGGCGAAGACTTCACGGGAATCATTCTCTCGTGCACGAAGTATGGGTTCTTCGTGGAGCTGAATGAGCTGTTCATCGAAGGCATGGTGCCGATTGCGAGCCTGGAGGACGATCGCTATTTCTTCCGCGATACGGATAGGACGATTGTGGGCGGCAGGAATGGGCGTGTCTTCAGGATCGGACAGCCGGTTCATGTTCTGCTGGACCGTATCGACCGGCAGGCGAAGCGGCTGCAGTTTGCGTTGATGCCGGAGGAGTATGCGAATGCAGCGGCTCCTCGGTCGCTGCGGCGGGGAAAGAAGGACGCCGCACACACGAGTCCGGACCGGTCAGGTAAGCCGAAGTCGAAGAAGGCGAAGACCAGGGTGCGGAATAAGAAGGCTAAGGGGAAGCGGCGGTGA
- a CDS encoding zinc-dependent alcohol dehydrogenase has product MMKAAVLHGARDLRVEDRQQPELQPGMVLLRNRRVGVCGSDLHYFEHGYCASFIPDRPFILGHELSAVVAAVGSGVTTLQVGQRVTVNPARSCLACAFCKSGHPNLCRNIIMLGSASTTPPTDGAFAELTLVRADQCHVLPESMDDGIGAMIEPFAVALHAVKRAPSVSGKRVLITGSGTIGLLVAVIARAFGAVLVAVSDVVQERRKKALELGVDDTLDPTSPNLAQHVQEITGLGFDVIFEASGAPPALRQAFDLVAPGGTIVQIGTLGSADIPLPANLVMNREIHFIGSMRYADVFDEAIALVHSGRVNLKPFISHVLPFSASTEAIHTAADKSNCLKVQIEI; this is encoded by the coding sequence ATGATGAAAGCAGCGGTACTCCACGGCGCGCGCGACCTTCGCGTTGAAGACAGACAGCAACCTGAGCTGCAACCCGGCATGGTCCTCCTTCGTAACCGACGCGTTGGCGTCTGCGGCTCCGATCTGCACTATTTCGAGCACGGTTACTGCGCCAGCTTCATTCCCGACCGCCCCTTCATCCTCGGCCACGAGCTCTCTGCTGTCGTCGCCGCCGTCGGCAGCGGAGTCACTACGCTCCAGGTCGGCCAACGCGTCACCGTCAACCCAGCGCGTTCCTGCCTCGCCTGCGCCTTCTGCAAATCGGGCCACCCCAATCTCTGCCGCAACATCATCATGCTCGGAAGCGCTAGCACCACGCCGCCCACCGACGGAGCCTTTGCCGAGCTCACCCTCGTCCGCGCCGACCAGTGCCACGTCCTGCCTGAATCCATGGACGACGGCATCGGGGCCATGATCGAGCCCTTCGCCGTCGCACTTCACGCCGTCAAGCGCGCCCCCTCGGTCTCCGGCAAGCGCGTCCTCATCACCGGCTCCGGGACCATCGGACTCCTCGTCGCCGTCATCGCCCGAGCCTTCGGAGCTGTCCTCGTCGCTGTCAGCGATGTTGTTCAGGAGCGCCGCAAGAAGGCTCTTGAGCTTGGCGTCGACGACACGCTCGATCCCACCTCACCCAACCTCGCCCAGCATGTGCAGGAGATCACTGGCCTCGGCTTCGACGTCATCTTCGAAGCCTCAGGCGCGCCGCCCGCACTTCGCCAGGCATTCGACCTCGTCGCACCCGGGGGCACCATCGTGCAGATCGGCACACTCGGCTCTGCCGATATCCCGCTTCCTGCAAACCTCGTCATGAACCGCGAGATCCATTTCATCGGCTCCATGCGATACGCCGACGTCTTCGACGAAGCCATTGCCCTCGTCCATTCCGGACGCGTCAACCTGAAGCCCTTCATCAGCCACGTGCTCCCCTTCAGCGCCTCGACCGAGGCCATCCACACCGCAGCCGACAAGTCGAACTGCCTGAAGGTACAGATTGAAATTTGA